Genomic segment of Flavobacteriales bacterium:
TTGTTGATTCGGTATAAAATACTGCTGTATCCACCAAAATACAACGTAGGATTGTCTTCGGGTGTCATGCCCACCGAAAAGACACTGCCTGCTATTTGATTGGTTAGCAATTGCCAATTATTTCCACCATTGATAGACCGAGCCAGATATTTTTTGGTTGGAAAATAAACCTGCATCCCATCTGTTGGGTTAATTTCGAAGGGATTTATAAACCAAAAATCTTGAGTTCCAACAGTGGCGGCCAAACTATTATAAATATTGAACCATGTGCCATTGCTCGAACGTCTTAAATTGCCGTTTTGCGAAGATGCATACAATATCTCACCTGTGTTGTCAATGGCATTAAAAGCCCCATCTCCAGAAAGAATTTGGCTAAAGCTGGAGCCACCGTTGTTGTTCATGGTTGTCCAATTATCTTGGGCTCCGGCCACAACTTCATCGCCCGTCGGTGAGTAAAATCCAGAATAAAACTGGGTAACATTATAACTGTAATTTAGGTCTATTACTTTTGAGGTAACCGTTGCCGTATTTAGTTTGTAGATGCCTCCATCGCATAACATCAAGAAATCATTCGAATTAGGAATAAAAGTTACGTTATGATAATCGGCGTGTCCGTTTTTCATCCTTCCCCAAGATTGGCCACCATTGCTCGAGTATCCAGGATCTTGTGCGGCACAAATCACAAAATCAGGATTGGTTGGGTGCACTCCTAAAGTAAAGCAATACCATGTAAAATCATAGCTAATACTTGATACTGGCATTGTAGTTGCAGCCCAATTTTCACCATAATCAATTGATTTGTATATGCCTATAATACCATCTCCGGCGGTATTTGCAAATGCGGCATAAATAATGTTCGAATCGCTTTCTGAAGCAGCCACCAAGCATCTATTAAAACTGGAGACAGGAATATTGAATTTTTGAACGGTAATATCATCCGCCTCGTCAAAATAATAGATTCCTTTTTTGCCACCGGCAATATACACTCTGCCATTTGGCATTGGGTCAACATCGCATGCCTCAGAGGCAGTATTGAATATTTGTTTGAACGTTTTGCCTTTATCTGTGCTTCTAAATAGACCTCCGGTTATGGATGCCACATAGAATGTGTTGCTGTCGGTTTGCGAGTAGGCAATATCCCAAGTTTTGTCAAACGCAGTGATGTCAGAACCCTCTATTTGAAAAAACGATTTACCCCCGTCTTCCGATTTAAAAATGCCGTTGCCGTCATAGTTTATATAAACTCCGGTTGAACGCTCGCCGGTGGAGTAGTAAATTTCATTGGGGTTAAAAGGGTTTTGGGTAATTCCTGTTACAGAAAGCGTGCTGGCCGCATCATCCACCGGAATCCAAGTTTTTCCGGCATCGTAGCTGTTCCAAATTCCTCCCGAAACACCTCCGGCAATGAAATGGTTTGCGTTAGCCGCATCTACAATCAAAGCCCTTGTTCTCCCACCAATATTGGATGGTCCGAGCTCTTTTACTTCTTTAAAGAAATCTATTTTAGAGTGAAATTTTGGCGTTTGTGCATCCCATTGTTTCCATAATCCTCTCGGTATTTCGCCATTCTCATTTTGTTTGATTTGATAAAATTGCTCACCATATCCTGGATGTGTTTCCGGTTCAAAGTAACTCTTTTTACTTTTTACCGTAAAAAATAATGGCGAAACAATCAAAGAAGCTATCAATAACGTAACCCCTAAATTTATTTTTTTTGAAATTATCATACGCTCAATTCTACTACAATTAATCTTTTTTTCGGTTGAGAGCTAATGCACTCAACATCCAGTTAGGCAGCGGTTTCTCAGGATTTCGCTTACGCATATCCAAATACCAATTTAATTTTTTCATGATGGGTATTTTGTGGGTTTCTACAAACTCAATGAGCGTTCCATCGGGGTCTTCAATGTATGAAAAATGACCCGCAGCCTCGCCCATATCAAACGAGTTGGAACTGTCAACCGTAAAGTTAAAACCAGCTTTTTCACATTTTGTTTTTAATCCTGCCATGTCATACACATCAAAGCAGAGATGTATAAAACCCAAATCTCCCCAATATCTATTTTCAAAAATAGGCCTTCCGACGCTGGTTTTATTCTCTATAAGCTCAATTTGACTTGAACCTAACAAACGACTAAAACCTCCTTTTCTGCTTTGACTGTGGGTTAAAAGCACTCGTCTATACTGGTCGTTTTTGCCGCCAATACCAGACAAATCATCAAATGAATCTGTTTTGTCGTACAATATGTTATCGTATCCCAAAATATCGGAATATAATTTCAATGCTCTATCAATGTTTGACACTCCAATGATGGAACCGTAAACTCCGCCATTTGTAGATTTGGTGTTTTTAAAGATATTGTCTGATTCAACAATTTGAAACCAATTTCCATAAGGGTCTTTCAAAAAGAAATGTTTTTTTCCGTCTGGTGCAGTTTCTATTTTTTGGCTAAGTGTAACACCTTTATTCTTTAAAAAATCAAAAGATGCCTCAACGTTTTGGGATTTCATTTTGCAAACGTTAAACCCTAAATCTCCCAATTTAATGCTGAAATCAGCGGGCTCGGGTGTGCGGCTGGTGTATTGCCAAATTTCAAAACCGCCTCCACCTTGCATATTCAATGCTAAAATGGCGTGCCTATCGTGCGGTTTGCCGCCGGTATATGGAAGCATAAGTCCGGCAGTTGCGGCTTCTTCAAATATGGGTACATCCATGCCCAAATGAATTCTATACCATTTCCATGCTTCATGAACGTTGGGAATACCAATTCCCATTTGCTGAATTCCGCTAATCATTTCTTTTAAAATTCGTGCGAATATAAAGTTTTACAACCTTTATTTAGGAGACGATGGTAAATTAAACCGAGGCCGCCAAAATCGGGTCAAAAACCAAATGGACAAAAAAAAGGAGAGTTGAATTCAACTCTCCTTTTGAGTGTTAAGTTATTAAATTTTAACGAGTTACGATAATGGTGTTTTTGTAAACAAAAGAACCATTTTGGATTTCGATAAAATACAAACCTTCTGCTGTTTCGCCCAGTTCTACTTCAAATGTAGAAGTGTTTATATCATCAGAAGATTTAATTAAAGCACCTTTGGTGTCGTAAATATTAAATGAAATGTCGCCATTTTTTTGACCCACATTTACCACAAATTTTCCGTTGTTCGGATTTGGGTAAATTTGAATTCCATTTTCAATTTTATCAACTCCTAACAAGCTAATTTTAACTTGATTGCAAGAGGTAGATGCACAACCCAAATTGTCAACCACTTTGAGACATACGTTGAAACTTTGATTGTTCACATTGTAATGATGTGATGGATTTTGATGCGTTGATGTTGCTCCATCGCCAAAATTCCAATTGTAGGTTGCTCCAGCAATATTTGGGGTAAAGTTTACATCTCTTCCTGCGGTTTTAAATGTAAATCCACTATTTGGCAATGGATTGATTGTCACATTTCTATCGCTGGTGTCTGAACATGTTCCGTTAGATGCAATCAATATCACTCGGTAAGTACCTTGTGTTGCATAGGCATGAGTCGCATTATTAGATGTTGCCGTGTTGCCATCGCCAAAACTCCAAGAAGCAGAAGTGGCATTGCGTGAGCTATTGGTAAACTGGGTTACATCTCCTTCACACACGTTTCCAACAATAAATGAAGCCATTGGGCTTTGTAGAACATTTATTGTTTTTGTGATTTCGTTGGTACAACCTTCAGTGCTGGCAATACTAAGCGAAACAACTTTTGAACCGCTGTTTGCATAATTGTGTGTTGGGTTTTGCAATGTGCTGGTTCCACCATCGCCAAAATTCCAATATGAAACAGCTGCCCCGTTTGAGGTATTTGTAAACGAAATATCTGTATTTTGACATCCACCGGTAGTTGAGAAATTGGCAACCGGTAAAGCAAATACTCTAACAGTAGTTGCTGCCATTGCCGTACAACCTACTTTATTTTCAACAGTTACAGAAACGTTGTAGGTTCCGGCAGAGCTGTAGATATGCGTTGGGGTCAATGCTCCGCTGGTGTTTCCATCGCCAAAACTCCATGATTTAACACCAGAGTTTGTGGTTGTTCCAAACGTGATAGAATTACCCAAGCATACATCATTTGCCGAAATAGAAACACTTGGTGCATCAGCCACCGTTACACTTCTCAAAGTAGAAGAAACGCAGCCTTTGTCTGACGTTACGGTAAGTCTTACTTGTCCGTATGTGCCGGCAGTTGCATAGGTATGTGTATTTGATGTGCCACTGTTTCCGTCTCCATATTCAAAGTTTGATGAGGCAATGCTACCACTGCTAATCGTACTATTGTCTGTAAATGTGGCCGTAGGCCCTGTGCAAAGTGCAGTTGCCGTAAACGATGCAACTGGATTTGGATTAACACTAACCATTTTTGAGGTGGAAGATGTGCAGCCTTGAGCAGAAGTTACGGTTAAATTAACTGTATAATTTCCAACTGCGGCGTATGAGTGCATTGGACTAAATTGACCACTTGATGTACCATCACCAAAATTCCAATTGCTTGAACCACCAACTGAAGTGTTGGTAAACGTTACTGCCGAGCCCAAACATGCATTATTTGCTGTAAAGTTTGCCGTTGGTGTTCCGCTGATAATTACCGTTTGTTGATATGTATTGCTACATCCGTTTGCATTTTTAGCGGTTAGGCTAACAACATAGTTTCCGGCTGCACTATACGTGTGACTTGGGTTTGCTGAGGTGCTTGTGCCGCCATCACCAAAATTCCAAGTGTAGGTAGTAGCCCCGCTTGAGGTGTTGCTAAAGGTAAGATTTGAACCTGAGCAACCACTTATTCCTGCAAACATGGCAATAGGTGCATCATATACAACAATGGATTTGCCAGTAGAAGCAATACAACCGTTGGAGTTAGTAACGGTAAGAGTTACATTATACGTACCTGCATTTGTATATGCGTGAGATGGATTGGTTGCAGTGCTTGCCGCACCATCATTAAAATCCCAGTAGTAGCTACCAGAACTGCTGTTGTTGCTGAAAGTTGCAGTATTTCCAACACATACGTTGGCCGTGCTGAAATCAGCCGTTGGGTTGCTATAAATAGTTACTGTTTTTGAAACTACAGAATTACAACCGCCAGCACCAATGCCGGTCAAGCTTACGGTGTAAGTGCCAGCCGAGGCATAGGTATATGTAGGATTAACAGATGTAGAAGTGCTTCCGTTTCCAAAATTCCAAGAGTATGAACTTGCTCCTCCTGAAAGATTTGTGAAAGTTGTTACCACACCAAGACAGTTGTTAGAAACCGAGAAGTCTGTTGTAGGCTTATCGTTTACTACTACATTTTTAGAAATCGTGCTGCTGCATCCGTTGGCTGTTGCTGTTAATGAAGCAGTATAATTTCCGGCGGATGCATAGGTATGCGAAGGATTTGAAACACTTGAAGAAGAGCCATCACCAAAACTCCAGGTATAGGTCAATGTTCCAGAACCAACAGAGCTACTGTTGGTAAAGACTGTGGCACTGCCCAAGCAGGCGGTGTTTGCTGTAAAGGCTGCCGTTGGCATTGCGTTTACATTGTGCATTACGTTGGCCGTATCAGCACATCCGTTTGAGTTTTGTGCAACAAACATTACATTATACGAACCGGCAGCGGCATAGGTATGAGATGGTGACTGACTTGTTGAAGTATTGCCATCACCAAAATTCCAATGATAATTAGATGCTCCGGTGCTTGTGCCAACAAAGTTTGAAGTAGTACCGATGCACACATCAGAAACAGTTATTGCTGCGGTTGGGTTGTCATAAATTGTTACTGTTTTACTTACGGTTCCCGCACAGCTTCCTGTGCCTGTAGCGGTAAGACTTACCGTATAAGTTCCAGCTGCGGTATAAGTGTGTGTTGGATTGGCCTGGGTACTTGTGTTTCCATCGCCAAAATTCCAAGAATAACTTAATGTGCCAGAGCCTCCTGAGGTATTGTTTGTGAAATTAGTGGTAGAACCCAAACAACTGTTTGTTGTTTGGAAATTAGCCACCGGATTATCATAAACTACCACAGAATTTGTGGAAGTATCACCACAACCATTTATCGAATATACTGCAAGAGAAACAGTATAAGTTCCGGCATTTGCATAGTTATATGTTGGGGCGGCTGAGCTGAATGTTGTTCCGTCACCCATATTCCAAGTATAAGAAATGGCACTTGTAGAACTGTTTGTTGCAGTAAAACTGCTGCCTTTGCACATATCCGAAATGCTGAACGAGGATACTGGATTTGAGTATGACTCAACGGCAGCCGTGAAGGTATCTTTACACCCATTGTTATTATAGGCATATAAAGATGCCGTATAATTTCCAGAAGCTCCGTAGGCGTGGCTTACATTGGTTGCGGAAGACGTAGAAGTGTTTCCATCACCAAAATTCCAAACATAGTTGTGGGCATACAGCGAACCATTGACAAATGGAGTGGCAGTATTTACACATCGATTGTCAACCGAGAAATAGGCAAATGGACGCACTTTTACGGTCACACTTTTCGTGGTTGTGTCATTACAACCATTGCCATCGGCAGAAATTAAGGTTACATTGTATGTTTGAGCTGCCCGATAGAAATGAGTCGGATTTTCTTGAGTACTCGTTGTATTGTCGCCAAAACTCCAAGAATATGAATATGCATTTGTTGATGAGTTTACGAATTTCACACTATCTCCAAAACATACGTCATTTGCAGTAAAACCAGAGGTAGCTTTAGGCAAAACGGTAACCGTTTTCGTTACAGAATCTTTAAATCCTCCTGGTAGGAAAATTTTAAACTTAACAGTATAGGTTCCAGAAGAAGCATATTTGTGAACAGGATCTTC
This window contains:
- a CDS encoding T9SS type A sorting domain-containing protein; translation: MIISKKINLGVTLLIASLIVSPLFFTVKSKKSYFEPETHPGYGEQFYQIKQNENGEIPRGLWKQWDAQTPKFHSKIDFFKEVKELGPSNIGGRTRALIVDAANANHFIAGGVSGGIWNSYDAGKTWIPVDDAASTLSVTGITQNPFNPNEIYYSTGERSTGVYINYDGNGIFKSEDGGKSFFQIEGSDITAFDKTWDIAYSQTDSNTFYVASITGGLFRSTDKGKTFKQIFNTASEACDVDPMPNGRVYIAGGKKGIYYFDEADDITVQKFNIPVSSFNRCLVAASESDSNIIYAAFANTAGDGIIGIYKSIDYGENWAATTMPVSSISYDFTWYCFTLGVHPTNPDFVICAAQDPGYSSNGGQSWGRMKNGHADYHNVTFIPNSNDFLMLCDGGIYKLNTATVTSKVIDLNYSYNVTQFYSGFYSPTGDEVVAGAQDNWTTMNNNGGSSFSQILSGDGAFNAIDNTGEILYASSQNGNLRRSSNGTWFNIYNSLAATVGTQDFWFINPFEINPTDGMQVYFPTKKYLARSINGGNNWQLLTNQIAGSVFSVGMTPEDNPTLYFGGYSSILYRINNAKTATTGSEFRMYTLSPANAKGGFIGNIEIDPDTNSTIYLAMSNISTLPRIWKVRNANTSNPEWVDISGNLPQSLPVNWIEVDPANTENIMIATDYGLYVTGDGGKFWYKEESIPNVYISMIRLRESDRRLYIFTYGRGAWIAQLKDEVVKVDQIVNKNPVVYPNPSKDVISISNIDVQKVQIFNLKGVKVSENKAANSIDVSSLTEGIYFIRIMDRNGKETTTKFVKN
- a CDS encoding VOC family protein; protein product: MISGIQQMGIGIPNVHEAWKWYRIHLGMDVPIFEEAATAGLMLPYTGGKPHDRHAILALNMQGGGGFEIWQYTSRTPEPADFSIKLGDLGFNVCKMKSQNVEASFDFLKNKGVTLSQKIETAPDGKKHFFLKDPYGNWFQIVESDNIFKNTKSTNGGVYGSIIGVSNIDRALKLYSDILGYDNILYDKTDSFDDLSGIGGKNDQYRRVLLTHSQSRKGGFSRLLGSSQIELIENKTSVGRPIFENRYWGDLGFIHLCFDVYDMAGLKTKCEKAGFNFTVDSSNSFDMGEAAGHFSYIEDPDGTLIEFVETHKIPIMKKLNWYLDMRKRNPEKPLPNWMLSALALNRKKD
- a CDS encoding T9SS type A sorting domain-containing protein, coding for MNNQSFNVCLKVVDNLGCASTSCNQVKISLLGVDKIENGIQIYPNPNNGKFVVNVGQKNGDISFNIYDTKGALIKSSDDINTSTFEVELGETAEGLYFIEIQNGSFVYKNTIIVTR